From the genome of Methylomonas sp. UP202, one region includes:
- a CDS encoding DUF447 domain-containing protein: MIQETVVTTVNRQGRPHIAPMGIHVAEGGLAILPFKPSTTLDNILETGVAVVNYCDDVRIFAGCVTGRRDWPLTPAEQVAGMYLTDALAHSEVRLSRLEQDEHRPKLFCEAIYTANHKPFRGFNRAQYAVLEAAILISRLGMLPWDKIDAELGYLRIGLDKTAGPVEREAWAWLMAAIADFRGKEAS, encoded by the coding sequence ATGATTCAAGAAACCGTGGTGACGACGGTCAACCGCCAGGGTCGTCCGCATATCGCACCGATGGGTATTCACGTCGCGGAAGGCGGCTTGGCGATTCTGCCGTTCAAGCCGTCGACGACACTGGACAACATCCTGGAAACCGGGGTGGCCGTCGTCAATTATTGCGACGACGTAAGAATTTTCGCCGGCTGCGTTACCGGTCGCCGCGATTGGCCGCTAACACCGGCCGAGCAAGTCGCGGGCATGTATTTGACCGACGCGCTGGCGCATAGCGAAGTGCGCTTGAGCCGTCTGGAACAGGATGAACATCGCCCAAAGCTGTTTTGCGAGGCGATATACACCGCCAATCACAAACCGTTTCGCGGCTTTAACCGGGCGCAATATGCGGTGTTGGAAGCGGCGATTTTGATTAGCCGTCTGGGTATGCTGCCGTGGGATAAAATCGACGCGGAGCTCGGTTATTTGCGGATAGGTCTCGATAAGACAGCTGGCCCGGTCGAGCGCGAAGCCTGGGCTTGGTTGATGGCGGCGATAGCCGATTTTCGCGGCAAGGAGGCTTCATGA
- a CDS encoding (5-formylfuran-3-yl)methyl phosphate synthase produces MTGMLASVDCLDEALLIEALDVDIIDLKQPARGALGALDVADVAAIVAALRADTVVSATIGDLPMRPDLVGAAVAGMAATGVDYVKIGLFPGGDWSGSIAAAGRFADKQSLIAVLFADAQPDFSVVPLLAQAGFRGVMLDTMDKSGGSLTDWQSLERLERFLSLAREHALLTGLAGSLRLADVPGLLPLAADYLGFRGALCRQHNRVAALDPARIDAIRALFSGVEVGGCVDCGPA; encoded by the coding sequence ATGACCGGGATGTTGGCTAGCGTCGATTGCTTGGACGAAGCGTTGCTGATCGAAGCGCTGGATGTCGATATCATCGATTTGAAGCAACCGGCCAGGGGGGCATTGGGTGCATTGGACGTGGCCGACGTGGCGGCGATCGTTGCAGCGCTACGAGCGGACACGGTGGTCAGTGCGACAATCGGCGATTTGCCGATGCGGCCGGATCTGGTCGGCGCGGCGGTGGCCGGGATGGCGGCCACCGGCGTCGATTACGTTAAGATCGGCCTGTTTCCGGGTGGCGACTGGTCGGGTAGCATTGCCGCCGCCGGTCGATTCGCCGATAAGCAATCCCTGATAGCGGTCCTGTTTGCCGACGCTCAGCCGGATTTCTCGGTGGTCCCGCTACTGGCGCAAGCGGGCTTTCGCGGGGTGATGCTGGACACGATGGACAAAAGTGGCGGCTCGCTGACCGATTGGCAGAGCCTCGAGCGACTCGAGCGGTTTTTGAGCTTGGCACGCGAGCACGCACTGCTGACCGGCTTGGCCGGATCGTTGCGATTGGCGGACGTGCCCGGTTTATTGCCGTTGGCGGCGGACTATCTGGGCTTCCGCGGCGCGCTATGCCGGCAACACAACCGGGTGGCGGCGTTGGATCCGGCTCGTATTGATGCAATACGCGCGCTATTTTCCGGAGTCGAGGTTGGCGGATGCGTCGATTGCGGTCCGGCTTGA
- a CDS encoding DUF3422 domain-containing protein: protein MAKLFQIPQNHPQRFVLHNEVHARASSIPRLPVRASYLALTLSNDEKILERPHLKALCERFGVIPPGNDADHFSASFDAFQMSWEQHGEFSTYTFYAYDATDEPFEDPALSKVPVDWLARIGGQTIVAAHAAVVSAEEIRYQDETDLSPLTAYFVGNAVAGSKVTGGAASVFTDFRIHVDGFSRFLVVNHELKTAQAGRLLHRLFDIEVYRVLALLAFPIARKQYPELKKADRQLYAITNSMTQPDADDAKLLDELTALAAEVENQISSHQFRFAAASAYHQLVGQRLTDLREVRIQGIQTLGEFLKRRLDPAMTTCNSLSHRFNLVSERVSNASQLLRTKVDIIIERQNQGLLSSMALRAKMQLRLQQTVESISIVAIAYYAASLTGKIAEGLHAAGWPIDPALVEAAAIPFILVIIAIGTKLIHKNIADTTDL, encoded by the coding sequence GTGGCCAAGCTATTTCAAATCCCGCAAAACCATCCGCAACGCTTCGTGCTGCACAACGAAGTCCATGCCCGGGCGTCGTCGATTCCGCGCCTACCGGTGAGGGCCAGTTACCTAGCGCTGACCTTGTCGAACGACGAAAAAATCCTGGAACGCCCGCACCTGAAAGCGCTGTGCGAACGTTTCGGCGTCATTCCGCCAGGCAACGACGCCGATCATTTCAGCGCCAGTTTCGATGCTTTTCAGATGAGTTGGGAGCAGCACGGCGAATTCAGCACGTATACGTTTTACGCTTACGATGCCACCGATGAACCCTTCGAGGACCCGGCTTTGAGTAAAGTGCCGGTGGACTGGCTAGCCCGAATCGGCGGCCAAACCATCGTCGCCGCGCACGCCGCCGTGGTCTCGGCGGAAGAAATTCGGTATCAAGACGAAACGGACTTGTCGCCACTGACCGCTTACTTCGTCGGCAATGCCGTCGCCGGATCGAAAGTGACCGGCGGAGCCGCGTCGGTATTTACCGATTTTAGAATTCACGTCGACGGCTTCAGCCGCTTTTTGGTGGTCAACCACGAATTGAAGACCGCGCAGGCCGGTCGCTTGCTGCACCGTTTGTTCGATATTGAAGTGTATCGGGTCCTCGCCTTGTTGGCCTTCCCGATAGCCCGCAAACAGTACCCGGAACTTAAAAAAGCCGATCGCCAGCTCTACGCGATCACCAACTCGATGACCCAGCCCGACGCCGACGACGCGAAACTATTGGACGAACTGACCGCATTGGCGGCGGAGGTCGAAAACCAAATTTCCAGCCACCAGTTCCGCTTCGCCGCCGCCAGCGCCTATCACCAGCTAGTCGGCCAACGCCTGACCGATTTGCGCGAAGTGCGGATTCAAGGCATTCAAACCTTGGGAGAATTTTTAAAGCGCCGACTCGATCCGGCGATGACAACCTGCAACTCGCTCTCGCACCGCTTCAACCTGGTCTCGGAGCGCGTCAGCAACGCCAGCCAATTGTTGCGCACCAAGGTCGACATTATCATCGAGCGGCAAAATCAAGGATTGCTGTCGTCGATGGCCCTACGCGCTAAAATGCAATTGCGCTTACAACAAACGGTCGAAAGCATTTCCATCGTCGCGATCGCCTACTACGCCGCCAGCCTGACCGGTAAAATCGCCGAAGGTTTGCACGCCGCCGGCTGGCCTATCGACCCGGCGCTGGTCGAAGCGGCCGCCATTCCGTTTATTCTGGTGATCATCGCGATCGGCACCAAACTCATCCATAAAAACATCGCCGATACGACCGACCTGTAA
- the rimP gene encoding ribosome maturation factor RimP, which produces MKQAPEHLVELIEPIVEGLGYECVGIEYNPHPQHGMLRIYIDHENGILLDDCSKVSHQVSGALDVEDPIQGNYQLEVSSPGADRPFFKLNQFERYIGSSVQVALFKPIDKRRRITGEIKAVEGDAVVLREGERLIAIPFHTMSKARLVPEYLLNKGGRNGK; this is translated from the coding sequence ATGAAACAAGCTCCCGAACATTTGGTCGAGTTGATAGAGCCGATTGTCGAAGGTCTTGGCTACGAGTGCGTGGGCATCGAATACAATCCGCATCCGCAGCACGGCATGCTGCGCATCTATATCGATCACGAAAACGGGATCTTATTGGACGATTGCAGCAAGGTCAGTCATCAGGTCAGCGGCGCATTGGATGTCGAGGACCCGATACAAGGCAATTATCAATTGGAAGTTTCGTCGCCCGGCGCGGATCGGCCGTTTTTCAAGCTAAATCAATTCGAGCGCTACATCGGCAGCAGCGTTCAGGTCGCATTGTTCAAGCCGATAGACAAACGCCGCCGGATCACCGGGGAAATCAAGGCGGTCGAGGGCGACGCTGTCGTGTTACGGGAAGGCGAACGTTTAATCGCCATTCCGTTTCACACGATGAGTAAGGCGCGCTTGGTACCCGAATATTTACTGAATAAAGGAGGTCGCAATGGCAAATAA
- the nusA gene encoding transcription termination factor NusA, which yields MANKEILLVADVFANEKDIDKELIFQAIESALEAATVKRYENPVKARVEINRHTGDYTTYRRWQVVEPNPDINGDVEHPGWQILLEAAQIEEPNIQIGDYVEEEVESVEFCRIAAQTAKQVIIQKVREAERRKIVEAYEDRVGELVTGIVKRVEKGSVYLDLGGHVEAYIAREDMIPKEPVRMGDRVRGYLKAVRSEQRGPQLFVSRTAPELLIALFRLEVPEVSEGLIDILAAARDPGSRAKIAVRANDPRLDPVGACVGMRGSRVQAISNELAGERVDIILWNANEAQFVINAMAPAEIQSIVVDEDKHSMDVAVATDSLSQAIGRGGQNVRLASELTGWELNIIDAAQFGKSHDEEAAKSKQLFMEQLDVDEEIATVLVEVGLNNIEEIAYIPVEEMLEIDGFDEELVEALRSRAKDALLISAIASEEKIETAEPSEELLAMEGMDEELAREMAAKGIVTLDDLAEQAIDDIIGFAGMDEERAGKLIMKARESWFAEDKG from the coding sequence ATGGCAAATAAAGAAATTTTACTGGTGGCGGATGTTTTCGCTAACGAAAAAGACATAGACAAGGAGTTGATCTTTCAAGCCATTGAATCCGCTCTGGAAGCGGCGACCGTCAAACGTTACGAAAACCCGGTCAAGGCGCGGGTGGAAATCAATCGCCACACCGGCGACTATACGACTTACCGGCGCTGGCAGGTAGTCGAACCGAATCCGGATATTAACGGCGACGTCGAGCATCCGGGCTGGCAAATCCTGTTGGAAGCCGCTCAGATCGAAGAGCCGAATATACAAATTGGCGACTACGTCGAGGAAGAAGTCGAATCGGTGGAGTTCTGCCGGATCGCCGCGCAGACCGCCAAACAGGTCATTATTCAAAAAGTTCGCGAAGCCGAGCGCCGCAAGATCGTCGAAGCCTACGAAGACCGAGTTGGGGAATTGGTGACCGGCATTGTCAAACGCGTCGAAAAAGGCAGCGTTTACTTGGACTTGGGCGGTCACGTCGAAGCCTATATTGCCCGCGAGGACATGATTCCCAAGGAACCGGTCCGAATGGGCGACCGGGTGCGCGGCTACTTGAAGGCCGTTCGTTCCGAACAGCGCGGTCCGCAATTGTTTGTTAGCCGTACCGCGCCGGAGTTGTTGATTGCGCTATTCCGGCTGGAAGTGCCGGAAGTCAGCGAAGGCTTGATCGACATTTTAGCGGCCGCCCGCGATCCGGGATCGCGGGCCAAAATCGCGGTCCGCGCAAACGACCCGCGGCTGGACCCGGTTGGTGCCTGCGTCGGCATGCGCGGCTCTCGGGTACAGGCTATTTCCAACGAATTGGCCGGCGAACGGGTCGATATCATTCTCTGGAACGCCAACGAGGCTCAATTCGTCATCAACGCCATGGCACCGGCCGAGATTCAATCGATCGTCGTCGATGAGGACAAACACAGCATGGACGTCGCGGTCGCCACCGACAGCCTGTCGCAGGCCATCGGGCGCGGCGGCCAGAACGTGCGCTTGGCCTCCGAGTTGACCGGTTGGGAGCTGAACATTATCGACGCCGCTCAGTTCGGCAAAAGCCACGACGAAGAAGCGGCCAAATCCAAGCAATTGTTTATGGAGCAACTGGATGTGGACGAAGAGATCGCCACGGTTTTGGTCGAAGTCGGTTTGAACAACATAGAAGAGATTGCCTACATCCCGGTCGAGGAAATGCTGGAAATCGACGGTTTCGACGAAGAATTGGTCGAGGCACTGCGCAGTCGGGCCAAGGACGCCTTGTTGATCAGCGCGATCGCGTCGGAAGAAAAAATCGAAACCGCCGAGCCTAGCGAGGAATTGCTGGCGATGGAGGGCATGGACGAAGAGTTGGCTCGCGAAATGGCGGCCAAGGGCATTGTCACGTTGGACGATCTGGCCGAACAGGCCATCGACGATATCATCGGCTTTGCCGGCATGGACGAAGAACGTGCTGGTAAACTAATCATGAAGGCCCGCGAATCTTGGTTCGCAGAGGACAAGGGCTGA
- the infB gene encoding translation initiation factor IF-2 codes for MSDKTVRELAEVVGIPLERFLEQLKEAGLSASDPDDVIDDQEKFKLLAHLRKRHGKAETDPEAAAPKRITLKRSTKTELKQASPPGSAVKTVSVEVRKQKTYIKRSEAHVSDDQKEAERAKLALDEQKKRLAEEEERRRQQQALKAQPAGDASQPVEVAPTIVEEAAPVVAVSPAIEVSAEKPEAEIVVEPVQPKAESPVVELTEEQRLEKEKKERLEAAVQRNAEKVKKKAEAKQQQTLHKKKAEFKPTRGTVPEVDVDSARSGDPRRGKGKKAKPQPKRDKSDFEPDIQARHKFEKPVAPTVYEVTIPETIIVSDLAQKMNVKAAEVIKHLMKLGIMTTINQTIDQETAVILVEEMGHKPIMQSEDDFEKEMLAEVMAESDEVKVVGRAPIVTIMGHVDHGKTSLLDYIRKTRVAAGEAGGITQHIGAYQVRTDHGAVTFLDTPGHAAFTAMRARGAEVTDIVIVVVAADDGVMPQTKEAIEHARAANVPIIVALNKIDKNEANPDRVMQELATLNVVPEEWGGDVQFLKVSAKTGVGIDDLIEALIVQAEVLELTAPKEGVASGVCIESRLDKGRGAVATVLIQKGTLNKGDFVLCGHEYGRIRAMFDENAHAIKTAGPSTPVEILGLSGTPDAGDELLVVQNERVARELAAHREERKKSSRHAAMGASKLDDVFSRMTAGETSTLNVVIKTDVQGSLEALRESLVGLSTDEVQVKCIFGGVGGINEGDANLALASNAILIGFNVRADAVARKLIEEKDIDLHYYSIIYEAIDEVKRAISGMLAPDIQEKIVGLAEVRDVFRSPKFGAVAGCMVIDGFVKRNLPIRVLRNNVVIYEGQLESLRRFKDDVTEVKMGMECGIGVKNYNDVQNGDQIEVFERIEVRREI; via the coding sequence ATGAGCGATAAAACAGTTAGAGAGTTGGCGGAGGTTGTCGGCATACCTCTGGAGCGTTTCTTGGAACAGCTTAAGGAAGCCGGATTGAGCGCCAGTGATCCCGACGACGTGATAGACGACCAGGAAAAATTCAAGTTGCTGGCCCATTTACGCAAACGCCACGGTAAAGCGGAAACCGATCCGGAGGCCGCCGCGCCTAAGCGCATCACCCTGAAGCGCAGCACCAAAACCGAATTGAAGCAGGCTTCGCCGCCGGGTAGTGCCGTCAAGACCGTCAGCGTGGAGGTCCGTAAGCAAAAAACTTACATTAAGCGCAGCGAAGCGCATGTCAGCGATGACCAAAAAGAGGCCGAACGCGCCAAACTGGCGTTGGATGAGCAGAAAAAGCGCTTGGCGGAGGAAGAAGAGCGTCGTCGCCAGCAGCAGGCCCTAAAAGCCCAACCGGCCGGCGACGCCAGTCAGCCGGTAGAAGTCGCGCCGACTATCGTCGAGGAAGCCGCTCCGGTGGTTGCCGTCTCGCCCGCCATCGAGGTGTCCGCCGAAAAACCGGAAGCCGAAATCGTCGTCGAGCCTGTTCAACCGAAAGCCGAAAGCCCGGTCGTTGAATTGACCGAGGAACAGCGTCTGGAAAAAGAGAAGAAAGAGCGTCTCGAAGCGGCGGTGCAGCGCAACGCCGAAAAGGTCAAGAAAAAGGCCGAAGCCAAGCAGCAACAAACACTGCACAAGAAAAAGGCCGAATTCAAGCCGACCCGCGGCACCGTTCCCGAAGTCGATGTCGATAGCGCGCGTAGCGGCGATCCGCGACGCGGCAAGGGTAAAAAGGCCAAGCCGCAACCCAAGCGCGACAAATCCGATTTCGAGCCGGATATTCAGGCTCGCCATAAGTTCGAAAAACCGGTGGCGCCGACGGTCTACGAAGTGACAATTCCCGAGACTATCATCGTGTCCGATCTGGCGCAAAAGATGAACGTCAAGGCGGCCGAAGTCATCAAGCATTTGATGAAATTGGGCATCATGACCACGATCAACCAAACCATCGATCAGGAAACGGCGGTGATCTTGGTTGAGGAAATGGGGCATAAGCCGATCATGCAAAGCGAGGACGATTTCGAGAAAGAAATGCTCGCGGAAGTGATGGCCGAGTCCGACGAAGTCAAAGTGGTCGGCAGGGCGCCCATCGTTACCATCATGGGCCACGTAGACCACGGTAAAACGTCGTTGCTCGATTACATTCGGAAAACCCGCGTCGCCGCCGGCGAAGCGGGCGGTATCACTCAGCATATCGGTGCTTATCAGGTTAGAACCGATCACGGCGCGGTCACCTTCCTGGATACGCCGGGCCATGCCGCGTTCACCGCGATGCGGGCGCGCGGCGCCGAAGTCACCGACATCGTGATCGTGGTGGTGGCCGCCGACGACGGCGTGATGCCGCAAACCAAGGAAGCGATCGAGCATGCTCGCGCCGCTAACGTGCCTATTATCGTGGCACTGAATAAGATCGATAAAAACGAAGCCAACCCGGATCGGGTCATGCAAGAGTTGGCAACGCTGAACGTGGTGCCGGAAGAGTGGGGCGGCGACGTGCAGTTCCTGAAAGTATCGGCAAAAACCGGGGTCGGTATCGACGATTTGATCGAAGCCTTAATCGTGCAAGCCGAGGTGCTGGAATTAACGGCGCCTAAAGAAGGCGTTGCGTCCGGGGTTTGTATCGAATCGCGGCTGGATAAGGGGCGCGGCGCGGTGGCGACGGTGCTGATCCAGAAAGGTACGCTGAATAAAGGCGACTTCGTGCTGTGCGGTCACGAATACGGCCGGATTCGGGCCATGTTCGACGAAAACGCTCACGCCATCAAAACCGCCGGACCGAGTACGCCGGTTGAGATTCTGGGTCTTTCCGGAACGCCGGATGCCGGCGATGAGTTGCTGGTTGTGCAAAACGAACGGGTGGCCCGCGAATTGGCGGCCCACCGCGAGGAACGCAAGAAATCCAGCCGCCACGCGGCGATGGGTGCTTCCAAGCTGGACGACGTATTCTCGCGGATGACCGCCGGCGAAACGTCGACATTGAACGTGGTGATCAAAACCGACGTGCAGGGCAGTTTGGAAGCGTTGCGCGAATCGTTGGTAGGTTTGTCGACCGACGAAGTTCAAGTCAAATGCATCTTCGGCGGCGTTGGCGGCATCAACGAGGGAGATGCCAATTTGGCGCTGGCGTCCAATGCGATTCTGATCGGTTTCAACGTGCGGGCGGATGCGGTGGCGCGTAAGCTGATCGAAGAAAAAGACATCGATCTGCATTACTACAGCATCATTTACGAAGCGATCGACGAAGTGAAACGCGCGATCAGCGGCATGCTGGCGCCGGATATTCAAGAGAAAATCGTCGGCTTGGCCGAAGTGCGCGATGTGTTCCGCTCGCCGAAATTCGGCGCGGTGGCCGGATGTATGGTCATCGACGGTTTCGTCAAGCGCAATCTGCCAATTCGGGTGTTGCGGAACAACGTGGTGATTTACGAAGGCCAGTTGGAATCCTTGCGCCGCTTCAAGGACGACGTCACCGAAGTCAAGATGGGCATGGAATGCGGTATCGGCGTGAAAAACTACAACGATGTGCAAAACGGCGATCAGATCGAAGTGTTCGAGCGTATCGAAGTCAGACGGGAAATCTAA
- the rbfA gene encoding 30S ribosome-binding factor RbfA — MAREYGRSQRVASEMQKELAAILQRDVKDTRLGFVTINDVELSKDLAVAKVYITVLNGDDAAKLANVKVLNEISPFIRHELAKRMRLRHISELHFYYDHSFDTGMRVAELLHDLEDRQDQSDASDTGKLEDE, encoded by the coding sequence ATGGCGAGAGAATACGGCCGCAGCCAGCGGGTTGCCTCGGAAATGCAGAAGGAATTGGCGGCGATTTTGCAGCGCGACGTCAAGGACACTCGCCTGGGTTTCGTGACGATCAACGATGTCGAGCTGTCCAAGGATCTGGCGGTGGCTAAAGTGTATATCACCGTGTTAAACGGCGACGACGCGGCCAAGCTCGCCAACGTCAAGGTATTGAATGAAATTTCGCCGTTCATTCGCCACGAGTTGGCGAAACGGATGCGGCTCAGGCACATATCCGAGCTGCATTTTTACTACGATCATTCCTTCGACACCGGTATGCGCGTTGCCGAATTGCTGCATGATTTGGAAGATCGGCAGGATCAGAGCGACGCGTCCGACACCGGCAAGCTCGAGGACGAGTAA
- the truB gene encoding tRNA pseudouridine(55) synthase TruB has protein sequence MAKRKSGRDVHGIVLLDKRQGVSSNKALQEVRHLFNANKAGHTGALDPLATGLLPLCFGEATKVSGMLLDDDKRYTVSMRLGVMTDTGDSDGNIVAEMPVPVFSEAVLQAALLRFTGAIDQVPPMYSALKHNGRKLYELAREGLTIERKARPVSIYALTLLAASDRELTLDVVCSKGTYIRSLVEDLGQALGSCATVIALRRTEAGLFRLAQAYTFEQLQAMSSEQLQAVLIAPDEPLRGVPALALAAEEAGRIRQGQQIEVGGGQPGPVRIYGPETFLGLGEILLNGKLAPRKLFLMDDRNA, from the coding sequence ATGGCAAAGCGCAAGTCCGGGCGGGACGTGCATGGCATCGTCTTGCTCGATAAACGCCAAGGCGTGTCGTCGAATAAGGCCTTGCAGGAAGTCCGGCATTTATTTAACGCCAACAAGGCTGGCCACACCGGTGCGCTGGACCCGTTGGCGACCGGATTGTTGCCGCTTTGTTTCGGCGAAGCCACCAAGGTGTCCGGCATGCTGCTCGACGACGACAAACGCTACACGGTATCGATGCGGCTAGGCGTCATGACCGATACCGGCGACAGCGACGGTAACATCGTTGCCGAAATGCCGGTTCCGGTGTTTAGCGAAGCGGTGTTACAAGCCGCCTTACTCCGCTTTACCGGTGCGATAGACCAGGTCCCGCCGATGTATTCGGCGTTGAAACATAACGGTAGGAAGCTTTACGAACTGGCGCGCGAAGGCTTGACGATCGAGCGCAAGGCGCGGCCGGTCTCGATTTATGCGCTGACACTATTGGCGGCTAGCGATCGGGAATTGACATTGGACGTGGTTTGCTCGAAGGGAACTTACATTCGTTCCTTGGTCGAGGATCTTGGGCAAGCGTTAGGCAGCTGCGCGACCGTGATTGCATTGCGCCGAACCGAAGCCGGATTGTTTCGTTTGGCGCAAGCCTACACGTTTGAGCAATTGCAGGCCATGAGCAGCGAGCAGCTTCAAGCGGTTTTGATCGCGCCGGACGAGCCATTGCGCGGCGTGCCGGCGCTAGCCTTGGCCGCTGAGGAGGCTGGTCGGATACGGCAGGGGCAACAAATAGAAGTCGGCGGCGGCCAGCCGGGGCCGGTGAGAATCTACGGTCCCGAAACCTTTTTGGGGTTGGGCGAAATTCTATTGAATGGTAAACTAGCGCCTAGAAAACTGTTTCTGATGGATGATCGAAATGCTTGA
- the rpsO gene encoding 30S ribosomal protein S15, translating to MALTAEQKKAVVEEYRLSDSDTGSTEVQVALLTANINQLTPHFAAHKKDNHSRRGLLRMVNQRRKLLDYLKETDVARYRSLIERLGIRK from the coding sequence ATGGCATTAACCGCAGAACAAAAGAAAGCAGTCGTCGAAGAATATCGTTTGTCGGATTCCGACACCGGTTCCACCGAAGTTCAGGTGGCTTTGTTGACCGCGAACATCAACCAGTTGACACCGCACTTTGCCGCTCACAAAAAAGACAACCATTCGCGTCGCGGTCTGTTGCGCATGGTTAACCAACGCCGCAAATTGCTGGATTATCTGAAAGAAACCGATGTGGCCCGCTACCGCTCCTTGATCGAGCGTTTGGGCATTCGTAAGTAA